Sequence from the Puntigrus tetrazona isolate hp1 chromosome 11, ASM1883169v1, whole genome shotgun sequence genome:
TGGTTCTCTTAAGCCTCAGACTCCGAATCTGGAGGAAGACCTTAAAGAAGTGTTGCGCAGCGAGGCGGGGATTGAGCTGATCGTAGAAGACGAAACTCCTACGGAGAAGAAACGCAAACAAGTGGTAAGACGGCACGTGGAGAAGAAACGATATCATACGTTTCCTGAGTATTACTGTACCAAGCACCGCTGTTAGCATTAATGCTATTGCTAATGCTACCTGATAGGGTAAAGTAATGCAggtttgcattgcattaaagaaaaaaggaaaaaaaagtttatacagaaaaatatgtgcagtgtttgtttatatatatatatatatatatatatatatatatatatatatatatatatatatatatatatatatatatatatatatatatatatatatatatatattataaaaaaattatatataaatttaaaaatgtttggattACATGggttttctgttaaaaaaaaacattttaattcttgtAAATCAACACAATTCTTAAGCGATAAAGGTTTAAAGTAAACATAAGAAATGCACAAATTAGAGAAATAATGTGTTGGTTTTTTTAGTGCTTTATGGACATTTTTCATAGCATATcagattagtttttttcctttccctaatgtttattaatttattgaaaacataaaatgccGACATGGCATAAAACATCCAAATACATAAAACAGGTCTTGTTTACTTGCCCCGTGCGGTTGATGCTGAGTGATTTGTCTCTTTGAACAGTACCGGCCGCCGATGAAGAAGGTGCGCAAGTCTCTGGCTCTGGATGTCATTGACTGCAGCGAGAGCGTTGCTGCGCGGAAGCAGCAGATTAAACACGCCGTCAAAACCACTCCCAAGGTACAGGAAGCGGAGCGGTGGTGCAGCGCTCGCCTCGTGTCCCCGAGCAgatttaaagttgttttgtgttttgaaactGCAGGCTCTAATCGCCCGGTCGCTGCCTCTTGTGACGTCTTGTGATGTGAAAAAGGAAGAGAATGTGCTGGATCAAGGATTTATTCTCGGCCCGAATGAGAGCGGGCCGCCCGCTAAACCTGTGCCCCCCACACTGAAACAGAGTCCTCCCTTACCTGTAAGTGGATCTGTTTTGCCCTGATTGTGTCCtccaaaaatataacttttctGTAAATGGTCGTCAGAGGTAGATGAGTGTGTTTCTTCGTCAGATCTGAAGAAATGGGCCTGCATcagatgggtgccgtcagaataagaccCCAAACACCGATTATAAAAACTCCAGTCCAGAAGACGAACGATTAGAGCAATCCAGCACTGAGACGCTTTTaacataatccataataagCCTTCTTCCTTCTTTTGGTTTTTTAGAGAAATCTGTATTTGTGTCTTAGCAGTGGTTTAAAGACATCTTGGTGATGGACTTGTTTCAGTATTGCCTTCaagactggagtgctgtggattattgtgatgtttggtctctttattctgacggcacccattcactgcagagcgtcCGTTGCTGAGacgcatttctccaaatcggaTGGAGAAGCAAACTCAAACTAATCTCAGATGGCCTGAGCCTGAGGACGTCTTCAGCAAATTGCCATTTTTTGGCGTTTAAGTTTAATAACTGAATCCTGATCTGTACTAGAGCAGTAATGGAAAACAATCTTTTGTTCCTCTGATAGATGTCTCCAGCCTGGGAAACGGTGGTCTGTGGACGGACGAAAGACCAGCTGATCATGACGGAGAAAGCCAGGCGGTACCTCCGCTCTTTAAAGTGTCACGCCCCGAGCCGAGCGCTCATACTCTCCTGATCCCAGCGCAGCGTCTGCACGCTTTTCTACAAAGCATAATGTGtcaaatttgttcatttaacaaaaaatctaaatgtcaTGTAGAATATGAAAACGATTACTGTTCCGGAATAGACACTTTAACGCCGATAATGCTCTGTTTTCTGTGGCATGCTAGCACAGTCAGGATAGCGCCTGActtcatgtgaccctgtatgaTAAGTGCGTcgctcttttgttttatttatgtattgtccACCTGTTTTTGAACGATCTGCGTCTCTCTAAGGATCACTAGACTCATGTGATGTACAGGCTGTGTATTAAAAGACAAAGGTTGGCTATGTTCCTGGCTGGAGGTCGATCTTGACGTTCAGCGAAGCAGCGTGCGAGACCTCAGCTCAAGGCATTCATTCAGTGtgcatagtttttgtttttttagggcAGAAAAGCCTTTGGTATATGCTATAAGAACAATAAACAGCCGCCACAGACCGTGCTTTTCTGTGTAAGGAGCATGTTCAAAAATAATCCGAAAATTTCAGGAGTTGtggaattatttattacttCGGTGAACGCTGTACGTCGCTCGCTGTTTTCTTCTGCTGGCTGTGTAGTGTGCATCACTGAGGTTGTGACACGCTGCAGTTTTTACATGGAGGGAAGGTTTTATGTGGGGTTGCGTTGGATGAGTTTCTCCCAGAGTTTCAGTGGACTTCCCGAAAGGACAGATCTGCTCTTTTTCTAATTATTGATGTTCTTACTACATAAATACTGCTGCTTGTGATTAAAACGCAGAAGCCAGCGTCTTTCAGGATGTGTCTCCCGTCCGTTGGGCTGAAGGTTATCTCTTGGTTACGTGAGTTGCTCAGTCTGTCCGGATCTAATGAATCGCATAACTTCTGTCTGCTGAAATGTTTTGTCTGCCCTACTTAGATTTGTCAATATATGCGACGAATGTAATCGTGTGAGCTCTTTAATTGTACCGCACAAAAAATACAGGCCTTCTCCAATGACTCTGACGTGCTTCTCTTCCTTGCTCTGCTTTGCTTTCTATGTTTTCCACTTGAGTGAAGGATTACGAGTATCAAAGAAGACCGGTCCTGAGGTTTCTTCTACAGGGTTATTCCTGGCTTACATCATCTGATAGCAGAGGAGACACCTCGGTTCATCAGTAGCCAGAGGTGTTCGAGGTCGTTTATATCTCAAACCACCATTTGAgggttttttcttttccacagaGAAGAGCTGGTGAACCGGAAGGTCAGGTTTAATCACTGATCTCCCGGGAAGACTAGTACTTCTCAGGGAGCCCTTAATGAACCGCGACATGCTATATATGAGCAGTTGATAAACAAATTTCACATtatagaaacactaaaactaatCTATATTTAGAAGAGAACATGCaaacagttgcacatattatatTTCTTAACAAAAACCATTAAGGCGTTTTAACTTCCAGCTCTGGCTAAAACGGTGTCCATAGAGTTTGATATTTGCCCAGTCTGGTCTCTAGTGCTCATGATGTTTATCAGTATATTTATATGGTTTGAGACACGCGCTGCTTCACATCCTCATCTTTTCGTTTTTTGGAAagcgttgttttttttagctttcattttcGTTTGTTTCCACAGCTCCGTGGGACTGAAGACGGCTTTCTCTCAGCTCTGTTTTCGGTAGGTGCAAAAATTAAGACATGGTTTTGTGTGGGTGTTGATCTCGACAGCGTTATCtggaaatattattagtaaatcactaaattacCCGACAGCTAACAATCACCGACGCCTGCggtttaaagaataaaaaaacgcCATGCGTTGAGACAGAAATCAAACCTCACATCTGAATCAAATGCTTCaaagctgttgttgttgttgttgttttctcctTCACAGAACCGTACGCACTTTATGAATcgaaaatgaaactaaatgtgtttatgttatTGACAAAGTGAACGCTGGCAATAAATGCGGGGTGCAGTGCAACGACATTATCTCGTGCATTTTAGCAACAGTTCAAATGAATTATGCCTGCGTGTTTATTATTCACTCATcctaatggttttttttttcagctggcGTTTGGAGGAAGAGTCAAAGCGATGGACGTCGACGGATATGTGAGTTAGTAGGCTAGGAACAGGCCTATAAATGTTCAATGTGTCCTTACTTCTGTCCCACAGTTTACTGTTTGTgttcaaaaaagtaaatattaaacaattattgAATAACTTTCTAAATGTAGCGACAAAACGCTTATTTGAATCTTTTTAAACAGTCTCAGGTTTTcatatctgtttgttttgttgttgtcagGACTTATATACAGCAGGCGCCGAGGGTCAAGATGCTGGACCGTCTCTGGATGACATCATAAATCAGCTGCGCTTACAGCCAGAAGAGGTTCTGACTAAAGACTAGAGCAATAGAATCATAGCAGAATATCAGTAAAGCATAGTGCATAATGACAATGGATATGCCTAATTGTTACCGTTTTCCCCATGACAGGACATTTACACGGACCGCGGTGAAATACCGCGTCCCTCAGCGCCTCTAGATATGGCTACGTTTAAAATCAGAGTGGACTGGACAGGGCCCTTTCCAGACAGATGGAGAGCAAGATTACAGATAGCCCTTCAGAGCTGGTTGTCCAAACTGGAAAGAACAATATCTGTCCACGGGGTTAAACTCACGGATGATCCGTCCTGTGCGAAGTGCAGATAACACCATCAACAGGTGGGAGAATCGCAAATACGGTATGTTTTCGTACCTGGAACAGCTGAAATGTATTTGATCGTATTACATGTTAGTTGACGTcctgattagccaatcagatccaCATCAGGGCCCTTTAGTCTACAGGGACCTCATGTGTCCTCATGCACCATGTTTATGTTGAAGTAACCAGGACATTACTCACACGTGTGTGTCGTCAAACCACACACaccacttttaaataaaacagcaagtTGCCTTTACGGTACTGTTTTAAGGCTAATGCACTTGTATTTTTTCCCTGTAGCTCTAAAGATGTTAAAATATCACAGAACTGCATCTCTTAAGTTTAAAGATTATAAGGATGGTAAagttaaagaagaaaaagaaataattgtTCGGATTTATCTGGATGAAGCACAACCTGTGACTGTACCACAAAGGTCCCTCATGAAGGAGAACATAGCTCTGTCATATAAGGTATCATGCATACATACATCGAAATAAAGGATTACCATAACTATTAAGCTACTTTTGTTCAGACTCTTAGTACAGTAGTAGTAATAAACTCATCTATGACCCCAAGTTACATGAGTGGGTATAAAATTCTCCCATTGTATGTTTTTAGGTGAACGGCTGCACTACAGCAGTATCAGAAGACACAAACAATAGCGAGGATGTTGTTGCAACTAACAGAGCTTTAAAAGTTGCTGAGATCACAAAAACATTCGAAATGACCCATGAGACCTCGCCTAGACTTTCTGTTTCCATCCAATACTTCTGGTACATGCTTCACGTGTACAGAAAGGATCTGGAGCTAATTGAGAAACAACATGGAGTCTCTCTACTTTCAGAAGTGTCAGTCTTATTCAAACCCACCCAGGGTTCAAGCCCTGATTCTGTGTCTAAAGCCTTCTGAAGACTTTCAGAATCTTCTCTATGAATGCGTGGAGAGTTGTAGTTATGCTGACATTAATCATAATGACATGGATTCAGATGTTGTGAAAGAGTCCTTACATAACGTCCAGTCAGAGAAGACAAAGATGATGTTCACCATGTCTGCCCGTGACTGTCAGTTCTTTGGACCGAAGGAGTTTATGGATAGGATTACAAAAGACACGACAAGAGCAGAAAAACAATTTAAGATCAAACCACTTGAAATGGATGGATATTCACTGGACATGGACACAAAAGACCTTCAGACTGAGCTTGAGATGGACAAGGTTTATTGGGATCTAATGAAACTTTCATATAAGGAACAATTATCACAGCTTGAAACAAAGTATGGAGTCTTGTTTCATGAAGTCAATctgcagaaaaatgtaattaaggtTCAGGCTCGATCCGAAGGAGTTCAGCACATTAATCTTGAAAGCCATGCCATGAGAGCTTTAACAAATCTTTACCAGAAACTAGCCTCAGCCGCGGTCAGCTGTGAACTCACAAAACCAACACAGAAAACTGATGTGGCTTCAATAGTAGAGGaacttcagcagcagcagcactgtGTTGTTGCAGCAGATGCATTCAGTTCCTGGAAGCTCGTTGGACTGCCTGAACATCTCGGTCCTGCTATTACTAACATCGAGAACAAACTGAAGAAGCATGTGTTTGATGACAAGATGAAGAAACTGATTGGTCACTCAGAAGACGTTCCTCACGCGAGAGGAATCAGCTGGACTCAGATGCTTGATCTTAGTCCTGGAGCAGGACGGGACGAGCGAGAGAACTTTAGAGGACGGGATGATAGTGATTTCAATAAAGAAGTAGAAGAAGATTCTAGACGTGATGGTAAAGGTGCTCAGGCTGAAGAGGAGATGTGCGCTATTTGTAGGGACGACTTCACTGACAAGACAAAACTCAAATGTGGGCACGAATTCTGTCAGGAATGTATAGATTTGTCAGTGAAGAGCCTGGGACCCATCTGTCCTGTGTGTAAAGAAGTGTTTGGGAGATTGGAGGGAAACCAACCGAATGGAAAAATGACTGTAACGAGGAGCATGTTGAGTCTCCCTGGATATTCACACTGTGGCACCATCGAAATACACTACAACATACCCAGTGGCATTCAAACGGTAAGAATatgtcaaatttaatttattaattgaataatggaacaaaaaactttttgttgCACTGTTTATAACTGTTTATAActtataaactgtattttctatcaaCTTACCCTAAACCCTACACCCAGTCCTACCACATATGTGACCTCCTGTATTGTTtcaaattattgtaatgtatgtgtttttccatcctTATTTTAGAAGAACCATCCAAACCCAGGAAAAAATTTTCATGGTGCAACCCGTCTTGCGTACTTGCCTGACAATCTTGAAGGAAATGAAGTGCTCAAACTGCTGCAGAGGGCTTTTAACCAGAAACTGATCTTTACTGTCGGGACCTCGACAACTTCTGGTGTACAGAATGCTGTGACCTGGAATGATATTCATCATAAGACCAGCAGATCCGGCGGCTCTCTAAAGTATGAGTTCATATAAATTCAGAGTTTATCTGTTCATCATGTTCAGCAAAATTATTAATCAAacgttatgtttttatttggttttcgTGTAAATAAAGTAATGTGTCTGAAACTGTATATCTATTATTTTTTCTGTCCACAGCTATGGTTATCCAGACCCTGGCTACCTGAAGAGAGTGAAGGACGAGTTGAAGGCCAAAGGCATTGAATGAGGGTTTTATCGatattttctcaaatacatttcaaactGTTTATTACATGAAGAAGTTTCAGAAGTATTCAGACACTTGATAATACACACCTGGTTGCC
This genomic interval carries:
- the dtx3l2.2 gene encoding LOW QUALITY PROTEIN: E3 ubiquitin-protein ligase DTX3L (The sequence of the model RefSeq protein was modified relative to this genomic sequence to represent the inferred CDS: deleted 1 base in 1 codon), with product MIRPVRSADNTINRWENRKYALKMLKYHRTASLKFKDYKDGKVKEEKEIIVRIYLDEAQPVTVPQRSLMKENIALSYKVNGCTTAVSEDTNNSEDVVATNRALKVAEITKTFEMTHETSPRLSVSIQYFWYMLHVYRKDLELIEKQHGVSLLSEVSVLFKPTQGSSPDSVSKASEDFQNLLYECVESCSYADINHNDMDSDVVKESLHNVQSEKTKMMFTMSARDCQFFGPKEFMDRITKDTTRAEKQFKIKPLEMDGYSLDMDTKDLQTELEMDKVYWDLMKLSYKEQLSQLETKYGVLFHEVNLQKNVIKVQARSEGVQHINLESHAMRALTNLYQKLASAAVSCELTKPTQKTDVASIVEELQQQQHCVVAADAFSSWKLVGLPEHLGPAITNIENKLKKHVFDDKMKKLIGHSEDVPHARGISWTQMLDLSPGAGRDERENFRGRDDSDFNKEVEEDSRRDGKGAQAEEEMCAICRDDFTDKTKLKCGHEFCQECIDLSVKSLGPICPVCKEVFGRLEGNQPNGKMTVTRSMLSLPGYSHCGTIEIHYNIPSGIQTKNHPNPGKNFHGATRLAYLPDNLEGNEVLKLLQRAFNQKLIFTVGTSTTSGVQNAVTWNDIHHKTSRSGGSLNYGYPDPGYLKRVKDELKAKGIE